One genomic window of Ctenopharyngodon idella isolate HZGC_01 chromosome 18, HZGC01, whole genome shotgun sequence includes the following:
- the si:dkey-238c7.16 gene encoding uncharacterized protein si:dkey-238c7.16, with the protein MGAKLSRKKSEVGIGAETTGPAVEETPEDSPVTENAEQKCPEGEVQEESKSAEEAPAAEKPASSSSVLQTITQAAGETVNAVTEQIAAPVEDVVNKGIEAVESALASVSLTGKEPAAPEQEPEQKSEPVADLNASNVLQEPSLLDDLLKSPISEALITGVTVASEAITSEKVEDKISNPAPAENKDLLECLDKVETPSLDLLDCKLTHESTIPNSDPSFTLEDMGQNAVDSVNLI; encoded by the coding sequence ATGGGAGCGAAGCTCAGTCGGAAGAAGAGTGAAGTAGGGATAGGAGCAGAGACAACAGGTCCAGCTGTAGAGGAGACACCAGAGGACTCACCTGTGACTGAGAATGCAGAGCAGAAATGTCCTGAAGGCGAGGTTCAGGAGGAGAGCAAGTCTGCAGAAGAGGCACCAGCAGCTGAAAAGCCTGCCTCTTCAAGCAGTGTTCTGCAGACCATTACACAAGCTGCAGGAGAAACGGTCAATGCAGTCACTGAACAGATCGCTGCACCGGTGGAAGACGTCGTAAACAAAGGTATCGAAGCAGTGGAGTCCGCATTAGCCTCCGTCAGCCTGACTGGGAAGGAACCTGCCGCTCCAGAGCAAGAACCTGAGCAGAAGTCTGAACCTGTAGCTGATCTCAATGCTTCTAATGTTCTTCAAGAACCCAGCCTCTTGGATGACCTGCTGAAATCTCCAATCTCCGAAGCCCTCATTACTGGAGTCACAGTGGCAAGTGAAGCCATAACCAGTGAGAAGGTGGAAGACAAAATTAGTAATCCTGCACCAGCTGAGAACAAGGATTTGTTGGAATGTCTGGATAAGGTGGAGACGCCCTCATTGGACCTCCTGGATTGTAAACTGACCCATGAATCCACAATCCCTAATTCGGATCCTTCATTCACTTTGGAAGATATGGGACAGAACGCAGTTGACAGTGTCAACCTTATATAA